Proteins encoded together in one Carya illinoinensis cultivar Pawnee chromosome 3, C.illinoinensisPawnee_v1, whole genome shotgun sequence window:
- the LOC122304014 gene encoding pollen-specific leucine-rich repeat extensin-like protein 1, whose protein sequence is MPMASSLVSSLPTRALLLLLLHISFSFNKLAAKHGHFAAHNRHHELRSHSSSNQRLHQAYIAFQAWKRVIYSDPNNFTTNWVGPSVCTYKGVFCAPAPDDPKIRVVAGIDFNFADIAGFLPNEIGLLSDLALIHLNSNRFCGILPETLANLTLLYELDISNNRFVGPFPMVVLSLPTLYFLDIRYNEFEGSLPPQLFNKKLDAILVNNNRFSNTIPQNLGLSTASVVVFANNNFGGCIPTTIYKFADTLEELLLINTSLTGCLPQELGFLYKLRVLDVSFNNITGPIPYSMAGLSHLEQLNLGHNMLTGIVSDGVCILPSLTNFTFSYNYFCEETGVCQNLTSRSGFTFDDRRNCLPEKPFQRSKKECDAVLERPVDCSCCVSGGGGAAAGPAFAPARAAFAPAAVPVSSPSIAPSYS, encoded by the coding sequence ATGCCAATGGCTTCATCTCTGGTTTCTTCCTTACCCACTCGTGCCTTACTTCTCTTACTCCTGCACATATCTTTCTCGTTCAACAAGCTGGCAGCAAAACATGGCCACTTTGCCGCTCACAACCGCCACCACGAACTCCGCAGCCACTCCTCATCAAATCAGAGACTCCACCAAGCCTATATTGCCTTCCAGGCATGGAAACGTGTAATCTACTCTGACCCAAACAACTTCACCACCAACTGGGTTGGCCCTTCTGTATGCACCTACAAAGGTGTGTTCTGTGCACCAGCTCCTGATGATCCCAAAATCCGAGTTGTTGCCGGCATTGACTTCAACTTTGCAGACATAGCTGGTTTCCTCCCCAATGAAATAGGTCTTCTCTCTGACCTTGCACTTATCCATCTGAATAGCAACCGCTTCTGTGGCATCCTTCCTGAAACTTTGGCCAACTTAACGCTTCTCTATGAGCTTGATATTAGTAACAACAGATTTGTAGGGCCTTTTCCTATGGTTGTGCTCTCTCTTCCCACACTATACTTCCTCGACATCCGCTACAACGAATTTGAAGGATCACTGCCTCCTCAACTTTTCAACAAAAAACTTGACGCGATACTTGTTAATAACAACCGCTTCAGTAATACCATTCCACAAAATTTAGGTTTAAGCACGGCCTCTGTGGTGGTATTTGCTAACAACAATTTCGGCGGCTGCATTCCAACAACTATATACAAGTTTGCAGATACTTTGGAGGAGCTGCTTTTGATCAACACCAGTTTGACAGGGTGCTTACCACAAGAGCTGGGATTTCTCTACAAATTGAGGGTGTTGGATGTGAGCTTCAACAATATAACCGGTCCTATACCTTACAGCATGGCAGGTTTATCCCACTTGGAGCAACTAAATCTTGGCCATAACATGCTGACTGGGATCGTATCAGACGGAGTGTGTATTCTGCCAAGCTTGAcaaatttcacattttcttaTAACTATTTCTGTGAGGAGACGGGAGTTTGCCAGAATCTGACATCAAGATCGGGCTTTACGTTTGATGATCGTCGTAATTGTTTGCCGGAAAAACCGTTCCAGAGGAGCAAAAAGGAATGCGATGCTGTGCTTGAGCGCCCTGTCGACTGCTCTTGCTGTGTAAGTGGTGGCGGTGGTGCTGCTGCTGGACCCGCTTTTGCTCCTGCTAGAGCTGCTTTTGCTCCTGCTGCAGTGCCTGTGTCTTCCCCCTCTATCGCTCCGAGTTACTCATAA